One Papaver somniferum cultivar HN1 unplaced genomic scaffold, ASM357369v1 unplaced-scaffold_12, whole genome shotgun sequence genomic window, ttagagaagatgaaggagaaaaacatggaaaataatttttttttccaattcactaagtttgagtattcaaatgatgaaaacccatctgattcttcatctccatcctctcctagaatatttgttaatcttcaaaatgatctggatttgaactggattttgaacagttccgttactttatatgaagaacaagtaacggaactcatctgaagttgtagttcggttgccccgtgagatgaacaagtaaccgaactcatctgaaagtgtagttcggttacttgttcgaaacacgcaggttaccgaactctctaataatttctaggagttacagcgttatgtacGGTTGGTTcttaactaaccgaactttggtgtacaaagttcggttggttcgaaaattgcatgcacttttgatctaaccgaactttacgtaatataagagtatataagtttacaacgttcggttctttcgcaaacttgatcctaacagctaaccaaccgaactctgagttcggtttctgcgataaaattgtgaagttaccgaacttaacaaacaaaaaaaatgtgaagttccagcatctattggctaagttcggttactttgtatttttaaatttttttgcgaacaaaccgaactctattggctaagttcggttattttggaactcaacctagtggccacaacaacacaattCGGTTAGActgtatttgtttttttttcggttctaagggtggagttcggttactttgtaattttaaatttttttgcgaaacaaccgaacagagagttcggtgacttagttttaaatccaatagaaccgaactgttcttcctgttcttcattttcaagcagttcggttagtaaactagggttttttggaaaataaacctaaccgaacatggctctataactcctattaaaaccctattttgatgatttctattcgattgaagcaatcaaaatcaaattaaagcgaagagtttgttggaaaatacctacGGAGTGGTCCCaaggcagaatcaggttgcggctgacgtcttttatactcgattaaattattatgtaaccgaacttaaatgtgattgcattgatgttgttacatttcttaaataggtggtggtggtggtggcgggaggaggtggtggtggtaatcggtggttggtgctggtgataatcggaggtggtggtaatcggcggtggtgggcggtggtggtggtaatcggtggtaatcggtggttgtggtggtgataatcggaggaggtggtggtggtaatcggcggtggtgggcggtggttgtgggaggaggtggtggttatttatataggtggttattaggttggttttaaattaaattagattaagagtatgttagtcatttcaacgttttaagaCACTTGTTATCACTATAAGGAagatggcctaataaaatcacGGTCCCCTCAAAaagaccatggtccctaaaaaatcattcaaaaataaataaagaaaagggGTTGTCTGAGATAGATGGGCTTGTATGATGGACCTGTTTGGTTACTTTAGTAAATCGGCTCTAATAAAGGCCTTAGACAGTATAAGTCGTTATCCTTTTTGTCTTAAGTTAAGATCTTACATTTGGTGTATAAGTCGTTTTCCTTGTTGCCAAAGTTTTGTATAAGGTGTATATAAACAACCCTAGTTTCATCTTTTTACTATCATTTGGTTTATATTTACAGGTACTTCATCGATTTTTCTCTAAATATGGCTTCTTATTCTGAATCCATGACACTATATATCGACGGTTGAACTAAAATTTTGAGCCAAATGACATGGGCGGGGGCAACTGACCCCAGTGGGAAGAGCCAGCTGTGTTCATACAAAAAATGGTTAGTAATACGTATCTTTTTTGATGCATTAAACATCAAACCCCTTATTTCAAAATTTCTGTTCCAAAGACACTAAATCAATAATTCGTGCAAACAATCGAAGAAGATGTGAATGGATTTAATAGTCAAGTAGGGTTACTCGGGCCTGTTCATTAGGCCTGTTTAGTGAACAAATAACCCTAAGTTTcatcttttttattattattattattattaaccaAAAATCTCATcacaaatttgtttttttttttttttgatcagtacAAATTTGTTTTTTGTTATCCAGCATGCACACGATGATGACGATGATTTCAGCAGGTAATAGTGAAgactcatcatcatcaacatctttaGTATTCAATAGCAGTGatctttttattaagattttctTGAGTTTACCCGTCGAAACTCTACTTGTTCTCAAACCGGTATCAAAACATTGGTCTCATCTCCGATTCATATTTCAAGCAAAAATATTACCAGGTTCATTAAAACAAACTTTCAGTGTCTGGATTCTGTTTTCTCCGTCACGCACATAATGAACAACCAAGTTATGGTGTAATTTTTCGTGATAAAGCCAAAATCAGTAGTTCTAATGTCAGTTTTCTAATCCAAGTGAAAAAAGGACTAGTAGGATTATATATTCAACAATCTTGTAATGGTCTTCTTTTGTGCTATCGGCCTTTTGGTCTACGTAACGGAACTCGTTATATTTACAACCCTTCCACAAGAAAATTTAGAATGattcctccaccacctccattcCAACAAGAAAAAATGAATTCTAGTTCGATTGCAGGAATTAGCGAATCGGTATGGAAATGGTTGTGTTTCCTTTAGCCAATACTTGCGTTACCGTATATTAAAGGTAGTTGTGGAAGGAAATGGTGATGAAGATGAGTTGAAAGCGTTGATACTTTTACCTGGCAATGGCAAGATTGTATCTTATGATCTCAAGAAAAATAGTCTCAAAGAGATTTGTAATAATCGGTATGTTGAATTTCTACATCCTGCTTTTGTTGGATCACTTGCAAATGTTTGATATGTTAGTTTTCTTTAGGATTTAGTATCATATTTTGATTAAATTAAGTTAAGGACTGTTTTTTTATGGTTCAAAATATGCATTGTGAGTTATATTAGGCCTCTaatacaaattttttttcttagtGGCAGAAAAATGTGATTGAAAATGTGCAAATTCGCTGAATGACCCATACATTACCATCAACTTTCACATGCAACGATTAGATATATATTTGATTCACACCAAACTCTTAATTAAATCCCAGCCAAATATATCAACCCTTTTTTTTCAACATTCGGGTGCAAAGACATTAGGTTATCAATACGGGAAAATTCATATCAATTCTATGCGTTCTTGTTTCTGGCCAGCCAACAATAGATGCATAAAGAAGATGATTCCATGTATCTGGTACACCAGCCACACACCAATGGCCACAATCACGAAGCGTCCGACCTTGATTGGTATAATATGATGGATGAGCATCTTTTCTTAGTTGTGACATGGTTGTCACGTCCAATAAAATGACAGGATTCGACATTTTACTTAACACTTCCTTAAGTACAACAACTCCTGGTTCTGGAATTCCAGGATATGTCGTACCATTAATTGGTGTTGTGTGATCTGCACAAGTCGTGTGTGGGAAACCCCAATCCTTGCCCCTACAAAAGAAGAATTAGTCGCAGTTTAGATATACACGACATATTAGAAACCATCTTGTTAAAATTCAGCTCTCTGGGAGTGTTATACTCTTTTTAGAAGTAGAAAAGCCATAAGTTAGGTtcagaatattttttttcttttttcgagaattttcaacaattttttgttttgtttaattttttgtaattttttctttttttacttctGATTTCTAGAATTGACTTTTCAAATATTTCTGGCGCTGATATCCAAATACCCTCCTATTCAACGGTTATCtagaacaaaaatataaaaattccatATGCAATCATACATCCAGAAAATAAATCGTAGAAAACTTACTTCGGATGCGTAGGAGAAATTCCTTGATAGAAAACTTGAGTTTTTTTGGGGTCAATATTTTTGTCAACCCAAGTTGACCAAGTTGTTAAACCTTTTGCAAAAGCAGTGAGACGATCATCTATATCTTTGTATGTCTTGTTTCCTTCCTGAATTTTATCCCAACTTCAAACAAAAAACTTTTAAGGAAATCTTTATCTAACAGAAGTGATATATAATGGATGGATGACATGTAGAATTAGACATTTAAGGAATTAAACTTCTTACTGTTGTATTTTTCCTTTGTGGAACCACCAGTGCCAAGTGTTGAAGATCACAACATCTACTTCTTTCCACGGATCACCCTTGCTAATGGTGTCGATCTTTAGAATTCGTTCCTCTAATTCAACTAGGAATGGTTTGTGATTGTCGATGTTTATAATTCGTTTAGGTATCTCCTCTAACTCAACTAGGAATGGTTTGAAATTAAAATGTATAGAAATGTTATACTCAGGATCCTGCATGCACAAATTCGAAGAAGGTATTACCATGCATGCCCTCGCTATAAACCAAGCAACGTATACAAACAACTTATGCATGCCCTCGCTATAAACCAAGCAACGTATACAAACAACTTCTTATGCCAATATTCAGCTAAGCTCACGTGAAATGAAAATACAAAGCGAATGGTTTAACTATATAAGTGAACGGTTTACTTGTGGACGGACCATGCATTTGGACATCTCAACTTTCCTGGATATACAAAGACAAGGAggagagaatttctgctggtacTTTTGGTTATAAAGATGATCTTGTCAACGTGAACATGACGGTGGATACTACGAAATGTAGTTGGAATCAAGTTATCTGATGCTTTTCATGCTCTTAATGACATGAAGGATGACGGTTTGATCAAAGAAATGCCCATGGAATTAAGCAAGGTTTCTGACATTGTCTCAAGTGCTCCATCTTCTGATAAAGGGGGTTTCCGATAATATCAACAAGGAGACGTTGGGGACATATCGAAAGAGAAAAGTTAAAAAAGGGCAAAGCTGGGAAAGCTAGTAATCAAGGAATGGTTAATTCTCAAGCTTCCATAATCACCGTAAGGAAGCAAGCTGCTGCAATGGCTTTGAGTTCTAGTAAACCTATGCTCGAATCACAAGAAGGTTTAAAAGTGAGTGTCGAGGTTGAGAATGATAATCCTCTAAGGCAGGACGAAGTAATCACTACTCTCTCAATTCCCTTGTTTCCTCTTTGTATGGAATCTATCAACAGATTTCAAGGTTTCGGAAAAAAGGAAGAAGTTGCTACATCTCTAGTTCTTTCAGATTCAGAGGTAAGCAACTCTAAGCCATCTTCTTTTGCACCAGTTCCAGGATCGATTAGAAGAGCTAATTCAAAATCCAAAGCTACGGGGATGTTTCCGAACAATGCTCTTGACTCAAATTTGAAAGGCATGTAGATATCGGTGAAAGAACCTAATAAGATTTCTACAACAGGTCTCATTGAGTCTCTTTCAGTGATGGGTTTCAGTTTTCCTTCTTTTAAGGAAGATCGTCAAGAAATGTTTAAAAATCTAGCTTACAATCACAAAGAGAAAATAAGTGTTTAGTGAATTCCCTATCTACCCCATAAGAGATGGATTATTTAAGGATAGAGTTCCAGGCATAGAACATGGTCTGATTAAGAGAACGACAACAAATACTACCTCCATTTTTTTGTAGGCCAAAATGAAAAGGTGTAAGTATCCTTTTTGAAAACCAAAGAATTAATCGACTTATAAGCTAATTAATAAAATGTAGCTAAAAGGGTGTTTATAAAAGAGGTTTTACTAACCGTAAAATTAATGGATGCCATGGGGACGCCATGGTAAGTAGTAAAATTTGCATTAGGAATAGCTGCATGAATCATGCAAGCAAAAGACACCCACTCGTTATTACTGATTGAGTCACCGACAAACATGATTTTTTTACCCTTAAATCTGTTGACCAAATCCAGGCCATCAAACCTAGGTGGATCACATCCTCCAGTTGGGCTCCATCTGTATTTGAGATATTGTTTGTCAGGTCGACCATTACTAAGACAATGGAAATCTCCAGGGATGAATGGGCATTGAAGTGAATCATAAAGAGGATACGATTCATCGTAAACCCAACTCCCTTTATAAAAATCGCAGTTGCCTCCTACATTAACAATTCTGGCATGTGTGTCATCTAGAAAAAAGGAAATTACAAGTATTAACAAACTATTTACAAGATAAAATGCATAATGCTGGTAGCTTCTTTTGAAGGAAAAGCCAGCcatatcttagaaacaatcaCGCGGAAcgaaaaagaaaatttcttaGATTTTGCAACTTAATTAGATCTTTATATAGGAACTCGATTTTGGTTTGGCCATGAAGGTTGTTAGACATTTACTGTGAGCCAACCAGAATCCTCTATTGTGACAGCAGGTTTCTATCTCTATTTTCTATTTTCTTACACCTCTTTCATGGAATTATTATAGGAACCTTTGAGCCAGCTATTTTGTTACTTGATTATGGAAATATTAATCATGTCCTTGAAATTCAACTTATTTCATACCAAAAATGGTTATTAAATAACCAACTTTTttgacacaaaattggttaaaaagaccaaaatcaacaattcctggatgaaaaagacttgtacattttgatactgtttaaatggacaaaaattaaaaagatactgttcaaatggacaaaaatataaaaataggtacgatgtaaccagtttcatcctaccaattttcaaatattttttcttatttttaatttatatcaggatgcatccagtttcatccttactatttttttgtatccatttcacccatactaatttttacccgtccatttgaaccatgtttaaataaaatttggacaaatgacccattttccgcttTTTTAAACGATTCACTGCTCAGGTGACCCCAGAAAAAAGgttattttgatatattctttttGTTTATTACCAAGTGACAGAGTGTTGGCTGCATTCATCGGTTAGTTAGATTTGTAGCTGCCGTAAGAAAGAGTGTTTGGTTACACGGGGTTTTGGTGTTTGGTTAAGAGCTACACCTTACATGGGGTTTCCGTTAGATGTGTCAAACGTGTCGGCCTAGCCTATGAAGTAGCGTACTTAATGTGTTGCGTGTTATATACCGATGTGCTACAGATTCAAGCGTGACGTGTTGTGTAGCGCCAAAAAGATAACCATGTTGTTTCTTGTTGTGCTTTGCAGAAACACACTCATTCTATGTTTCGCAAAGAATAAACATTTTTCCGATATTTTAGATGTTATCTTTATTATTTTGGAAATTATTTAACAAAACCGGAAAAAACTATCAAAAATGGGCTAGAATGAAGctattttgtgaaatatacatgaAATGTAATCTATTGTATCATGTTTCGTATCGCTTTATGCATGTTATGACGTGTTTTTTTAGCATGTCGTGCTTTGTTATCTTGCGTGTTTATGCGTCTCGGATGTTGTGATGTGCTGAGGTGCCTATTGAAAGCAAAACAAAATACCTTTCATAAAAAAtggttttctttcttctatatAAGTCATTCTGACAAGATTTCTATCGGATATTTTCAATATCATTCATAATTAAATGATTTTCGTTTTTGGTTTGCTGTTATGATTGGGGAACGTCCTGTGATGAATAGACGCAATGGATATTTATTAGATATGAAGAGGCGTCTCTAAAGGTGTGATCACATAAGATACACATCTATTCCTATAGACGGTAATGACGTTTGTTGGAAATGAAAAACATCTCCAATAAGCATAGTCTCCTATAAATAGTGGTGATTTATTTTCATTCGAGTAATGAAACAAACATCAAAAAtttctgatttcttttttctctAAGCCTTATCAGATTCTAAAtattgtgtgttcttggttgggtcaaggaagtacaactCTCGCCAATAACATTGTTAGGGATTTATTAATTACAAGGCCTTTTCATGCCCGTGCAAATGCACGGTCTAGGGCTATAAAATTATATCCCGTTCTTTGGTTAGTGCCAGTTATGCTTGGTTAACTACAAATCTGATCATTGAATTCTCCTGTTGTATCCAGTACATGCTAAAACTTACCAAGTGTCATTCAGTGTAGCATATTGCACCGGTCATTGGATTGCTGATTGCTCCATTTTACTTTAGATTTCTTGAAATTTTGGTGTATCATCatgttaatttattttttttgaactgTAATTACTTGGGCGCTTAACAGGCTGTGGTAAGATGTTGGGCGGTTCAAGTGTCTTTTAGAACATCCAATGGTTTTGGGCTTCTGAATTTTCAATTAAATTGTTGGACTGCTTATAAGTTTtatccaaaaagaaaaataaagaaaaaataaataaatcatgttAACTTTACCTAAGGGATGCCGGTTAGGTTGTTAGAGAATAAAATGTCGTTGGAATTGATATCTCTATCaaaaaaaatagaaccaacattcATTTACCAAGGCAAAACTCAATTATTATCAAAGTACACATAGTGAGTAGGTTTCTGCCAATTTAGATGTAAAGCCGGGCTAGTATTATGCACCCCGGCTACGATGTGATCGGGCCACATAATCAAAATATGCGGTCACTTTTTTTCCAACACGTATATAAACTTAAATCCTGTCCTCTCCAAATTCCCGTAAAACATTCAATTTTTAAGAAAAAGCATAGGAAGTTGTCTAAAAAAGTTAGTTAAATATTTTTGTAATAAAACTatttttcactttattttttattttatatacgtgtcaaaaaaagaaaagggacCACATATTTTGAGTATGCGGCCCGACCACATATTATCCGCACCGAGTGTTATGGATGATCTGTCCGCACCACCATCCATTGTTGTAGGATACATGCATCTACATTGTCCGATGAACAaacaccaaagaccaaagaccggTTTACTTGGAAGATCAAGCCTTATCTTGGTGATGTTGACGACCTCTCTTAGTGAATTATGTTCTAACAATCTTGAATATTCTACATTAATCTTTCTTCATTCCATAATCTGCAATATCATTGCCTCGTAATGCAAATGAAAGAAACCTTCTCCGTTAAATTAGAAGAAGCTTACGATTAATGTAGAATTAATTCTTGTTGCAGTTCTCCTTTGTACTTAAGCCATGAGAGATTCAGTTGTGATTTCTTCCCAAGAGCTTTAACAGGCAATATAATTTTTTCCATATAAAAAGCATAAGAAACATAGTAGCACAGAATATATAGCAGTGTTTATAGAATATACACAATTAAAGGGTTGTTGATCATTTTGCTTGTTATTCGAAATGCATCTGTAACACCATCATAAACTCCCAAACATGCAGGATCATTACCTACACTAAGATTTTGCATGGTTACTTAGTTTTAGATTGAGTACAATCTCCAAAGAACCACCATGGAATTTTCTTTTGTGGTGGTGAATATCTGTTATTCCATAAACTGGAAAACCTTTGTTAATTATTTCGAAGACGTATGGTGCACGACCATTATTGGTCTTCTTGTTTATTTTACCTCCCATAGATGTAAACGCAAACGCACCCTTGCGTTCAGGGTATTATGTGTTGGAGTTCCGAAGTCCTGTACGTTATTTACTGATCCCGTTTAAACAAATTGGTTAGTAACAAAACCATTGAATTCGATTCCGCAGCGAAGGAACATTATCAGGCATAACTCACGTAGAATTTGTAATTCTTTAACCATTACTTCCTAAATTTGTATGCAATACTGAGATTCAACAACGACAATATGCAAACTCTGACTATGCATATAAATGTACCACATATATGCTTCATTACCCTCATTCCATATCAATGATCATCGCCTAAATGGTTCATTACTTCCTGAGATTCAACAACGGCAATATATAAAATATGATTATGCATATAAATGTTCCACCATATATGCTTCATTACCCTGATTTGTTAGACCATTACTGATCATCACCTAAAAGGTTCATTACCTTACCGTACCTGTTATAATGTTTTGCGAAGATGATTTTCTGGCATGTAGTACCTCTTTTCATTTTGATCTTCGTTTGTTTGATTCTCCTTCTGTCCATACTAAGCATTTGTGATCCCATTGTGCTCGAATCGACTGGGCACACAGTTGCGATAGCAGTATTTTCTACTAATCTGTCACAATGGACAATAGAATATGAATGGATGGTTCTCGTATGTTTATCCTTTTTGCTGATTGTTTGATGATTTTCCCCGGCTGCTGCATTGTTGGTTATCTGTATCCATATTGCAAGCTTATGAAAACCCAATTGGATGATGGAGGACCTTTCACTGTCGCTGGTTATTTGGTAGAGGATTTGGAAAATGTCAGAACATTTatagagaaaaataccaaaagacATGTCTTTTGGTATGGGATCCGGAAAGATCTAACAGCAGTGGTTTTTCGTAATATCTTACATAATGACCAACCGGTGTCTTTCATAATCAAAAGCAGCGTAACTATTTGGTAGGACACGTCTTCTCCAAAACATACTCAAACTCATCTTTTAGTTATTACACTAACATGAAAATCAAACCTTAAACCAAAAGACAGTCTGTAAAGATCGCATGATTTCAGAAGACGCGACATAAACATATCAAATTCAAACCTTGGAAATGTATAGAATGTAACGCCTTAGTGTGCAAATTAACCAAGAGTATTGTCTTTCCGCCACCAGAACAACGGCAGCGATTTACTGTCTTTTCCTTAAAGACATCATATTTCGAAAAGAAACTAATCCATTTGTATTTTCCATGTGGATTACTTTTATTAGGAAAAATATCAGGATTGTTGTGTTTCCGCCGCGTCAGCAAAATCATTCTCCTTTATATTAAGAAGAATTGATACTCACCAATTATTTGGGAATGgtccaaatatttgatggaaaaaATCGGTCTTGAAACCAATAATACCACGTTCTTTTCGTTTATAAATTTCTATTCttatcaattttccaataaattCTCCACCATAGGTTGATTTCTTGTCGTAGTTTTATGTGCATAACTCAGTTCCGACAAAAAAACATGCTTATCCATAGAGGCATAAATgttgattccactacttttccAGTTTGTATAAATGTGAACAACCATTGTTTATGGCGCTACTTAATTTCTTAACTCTCTGCACGTATCATGGATTATGCCAGAGACATGCACTAGTGTACTTCAGAGATGGATGTTTGAAGTCTAAGGAGCAGATACACGATAGAAATTTTCGAAGACATAATGGTAGCTATTAAATATCTTATCTGCTTATGGAGCCCGACAAATGAAACTTTCAAGAATCATTAGATCGGCACCATGCTATATCAACTAGGAAGATTTTGTAATTTTATAGTCCCCCTTCTAATTAGTTTGGGATCGAGTTGCatatttttattttgtgataTAAACTTATTTTTTcggaaaaataaaaagtaattttGAAATTATATTCCCAAATAAACTTTTATAACTAAGTCCAAAATTAACAATTTTCCCTTCAAAACAATTTTGGAAAATTAATCATCAGTGGAAGTGTGTCCATAATTTCCTACCTATTAGAGAAACGTGTACGACATTTGTAAATAATATAAAATGCCACATGTCCCCTTTGCACCAATGATATTGAAAGTATGGATCATTTGTTTCTACAGTGCTAGGTCTGCAAAGAAGTCTGGTATTCTATTCAGATTAATATTGTAGGCATTGTAAATGGATTATTTATGTATGATTGAATATGGAGTTGGTTTACTGATGAGAGTAATGCTGGATGTATGCAAGAATTTATTGTAATTGCAGGCTATACATTATGGCACATCTGGAAGACAAGATgtgatgtactccctccgttactaaAAAATAAccttgtttggttttcacaaaaattaagaaaaccaatcattctagccactttttcatgtttttttctaATCTATCCTTATTTATGTATGATTGAATATGGAGTTGGTTTACTGATGAGATCTCCCAGTACTTTTCTCTCTCCCAAACCCGTTtattatatttagggtttatttttatataaatCATCTGAGGAACCCAACTCttgttagtttatataaataaaatcatcAGTGGGacccaattattattattttatataaataaaattactAGTGGGACCCAAAAACATCATATTTGTTAATTTTTCCTTGTTACCCATGATGGAGAATGCATTTTGTTCATCAATGTGACTCAACAAAACAATAAGTTTGttgattgccataggaattgcccttaaaAACTACTCCAATCAATCCTATAATTAAATCACAAACCTTGAGTTCATCACGGTATGGTTCGATCTCCAAACCTTCCAAACGGGATCCATTCCACGGTTGAGTTATttaggattcttttttttttcttttttgatcagTACAGGTTCATCTATGTTCTTCCATGAcctaatatttttcttttctatatTA contains:
- the LOC113330901 gene encoding protein trichome birefringence-like 42 produces the protein MVIPSSNLCMQDPEYNISIHFNFKPFLVELEEIPKRIINIDNHKPFLVELEERILKIDTISKGDPWKEVDVVIFNTWHWWFHKGKIQHWDKIQEGNKTYKDIDDRLTAFAKGLTTWSTWVDKNIDPKKTQVFYQGISPTHPKGKDWGFPHTTCADHTTPINGTTYPGIPEPGVVVLKEVLSKMSNPVILLDVTTMSQLRKDAHPSYYTNQGRTLRDCGHWCVAGVPDTWNHLLYASIVGWPETRTHRIDMNFPVLIT